Proteins co-encoded in one Flavobacterium sp. M31R6 genomic window:
- the mazG gene encoding nucleoside triphosphate pyrophosphohydrolase yields the protein MDSKQNQLEAFKRLLDIMDDLREKCPWDKKQTLQTLRHLTIEETYELGDAILDNDLNEVKNELGDLLLHIVFYAKIGSETNDFDMADVCNDICEKLIHRHPHIYGDVVVKDEEEVKQNWEKLKLKEGKKSVLEGVPRSLPALVKASRIQDKVKGVGFDWEEPHQVWDKVQEELQELQDEVLAGNQDKMESEFGDVLFSMINYARFLNINPEDALERTNKKFIKRFQYLESKADQLGKPLMDMTLAEMDVFWNEAKKL from the coding sequence ATGGACTCTAAACAAAATCAACTCGAAGCCTTCAAAAGATTGTTAGACATAATGGACGATTTGCGCGAAAAATGTCCTTGGGATAAAAAGCAAACTCTGCAAACGCTTCGTCATCTTACCATTGAAGAAACTTATGAATTGGGAGATGCCATATTGGATAATGATTTAAATGAAGTAAAAAATGAATTAGGGGATTTATTGTTGCATATTGTTTTTTATGCCAAAATCGGCAGCGAAACGAACGATTTTGATATGGCAGACGTTTGTAATGATATTTGCGAAAAACTAATTCACAGGCATCCTCATATTTACGGAGATGTAGTTGTTAAGGATGAAGAAGAAGTAAAACAGAATTGGGAAAAACTAAAACTAAAAGAAGGAAAAAAATCGGTTTTGGAAGGAGTTCCTAGAAGTCTACCAGCTCTTGTGAAAGCCAGTAGAATTCAGGACAAAGTTAAAGGAGTGGGATTTGATTGGGAAGAACCGCATCAAGTTTGGGATAAAGTCCAGGAAGAACTGCAGGAATTACAAGATGAGGTGCTTGCCGGAAACCAGGATAAAATGGAATCCGAGTTTGGGGATGTTTTATTCTCGATGATAAATTACGCTCGCTTTTTGAATATTAATCCTGAAGACGCATTGGAACGAACCAACAAAAAATTCATTAAGCGCTTTCAATACTTGGAAAGTAAAGCCGATCAACTAGGAAAGCCCTTGATGGATATGACTCTTGCCGAGATGGATGTCTTTTGGAATGAAGCGAAGAAGCTTTAG
- the def gene encoding peptide deformylase, whose translation MILPIIGYGDPVLRKIGEELTPDYPNLKEIIANMYETMYNASGVGLAAEQVGLSLRLFVIDTTPFSDDEDLEDKEQNKLKGFKRTFINAKIIKEEGEEWAFNEGCLSIPDVREDVYRKPTITIEYCEEDFVMKTEVFDGLIARVIQHEYDHIEGILFTDKISSLKKRLIQKKLKNITEGKTFQDYRMKFFAKKGR comes from the coding sequence ATGATATTACCAATTATAGGATATGGTGATCCTGTTTTAAGGAAAATAGGGGAGGAACTTACTCCAGATTATCCAAATTTAAAAGAAATTATTGCAAACATGTATGAAACCATGTATAATGCAAGTGGAGTTGGTCTTGCTGCGGAGCAAGTGGGGTTGTCATTGCGATTGTTTGTTATTGATACGACTCCATTTAGTGATGATGAGGATTTGGAAGATAAGGAACAAAATAAATTGAAAGGTTTCAAAAGAACTTTTATCAATGCTAAAATCATAAAAGAAGAAGGTGAAGAATGGGCTTTTAATGAAGGTTGTTTAAGTATTCCTGATGTACGTGAAGACGTATACAGAAAACCAACAATTACCATTGAATATTGTGAAGAAGATTTTGTGATGAAAACCGAAGTTTTTGATGGTTTGATTGCCAGGGTTATTCAACACGAATACGATCATATCGAAGGGATTTTATTTACAGATAAAATATCATCTTTGAAAAAGCGTTTGATCCAAAAAAAATTAAAAAACATTACCGAAGGGAAAACATTTCAAGATTATAGAATGAAGTTTTTTGCCAAAAAGGGGAGGTAA
- a CDS encoding DUF5606 domain-containing protein: MSLEKILSISGKPGLYVLKVQTRTGFVAESLLDGKKITVSLKSNVSLLSEISIYTYEGEKPLAEIMQSIAKKENNGQTISHKEDNATLLSYFREVLPEYDEERVYASDVKKIVNWYNMLQEKGLLVFDAPVVVEEAAPVAEEVVAEKKAPAKKAKAKKE, from the coding sequence ATGAGTTTAGAGAAAATATTATCGATTTCAGGGAAACCAGGTTTATATGTTTTAAAAGTACAGACACGTACAGGTTTTGTTGCTGAGTCATTATTGGATGGGAAAAAAATCACGGTAAGTTTGAAAAGCAATGTAAGTCTGTTGTCCGAAATTTCTATTTATACTTATGAAGGTGAAAAACCTTTGGCTGAAATTATGCAAAGCATTGCCAAAAAAGAAAACAATGGACAAACGATTTCACATAAGGAAGATAATGCTACTTTGTTGTCTTATTTTAGAGAAGTATTGCCGGAGTATGATGAAGAAAGAGTTTATGCATCTGATGTAAAGAAAATAGTTAATTGGTACAACATGCTTCAAGAAAAAGGTTTGCTTGTTTTTGATGCCCCAGTTGTTGTGGAAGAAGCTGCTCCAGTTGCAGAAGAGGTTGTTGCCGAAAAGAAAGCGCCTGCTAAAAAAGCAAAAGCTAAAAAAGAGTAA